In Cupriavidus taiwanensis, the following are encoded in one genomic region:
- a CDS encoding glycoside hydrolase family 15 protein translates to MIHPSSPGELGKPSSEGVNRTVDGGTRFANPSLSLGMIGNCAISALVDCRGRIVWSCLPRFDGDPVFNALLDPSENAGHFSIEIEDFHSSRQWYEPNTAVLRTRLTDTHGNCLEITDFAPRFFRLGRYFRPTTLIRRIRPVRGAPRVRVVVAPRFEWGRKAPQTTRGSSHVRYIGDDMTLRMTTDAPMAYVLSHTPFLVTRGYNFILGPDETLTHGVEETARDFEQETTAYWRLWSRRLAVPREWQDAVIRAAITLKMSLFEETGAIVAAMTTSIPEAPGSGRNWDYRFCWLRDAFFVVRALNSLSEVGTMEDYLRWLSNVVMQSQDGHIQPLYGIGLERELPESMLDHLPGYRGMGPVRVGNQAQEHFQHDVYGNVVLGAAQAFHDHRLLHRGGPAEFARLETVGEQAVRVFGTPDAGMWELRTRARVHTSSALMSWAACDRLAKVAEKLVLPERAAYWHGHAQRMKERILAESWSESRQAFAESFGGRELDASVLLMAEVNFIDPRDPRFIATVKALETTLCDGPYMRRYEAPDDFGRPETAFNICTFWRIDALARIGRRDEAREIFEAMLAARNPLGLLSEDTHPVTGEMWGNFPQTYSMVGLINGAMRLSAPWDTVI, encoded by the coding sequence GTGATCCATCCGAGCAGCCCCGGAGAACTGGGCAAGCCGTCGAGCGAAGGCGTCAACCGCACCGTGGACGGCGGCACGCGCTTCGCCAACCCGTCGCTGTCGCTAGGCATGATCGGCAACTGCGCGATCTCGGCGCTGGTCGACTGCCGCGGCCGCATCGTCTGGTCGTGCCTGCCGCGCTTCGACGGCGACCCGGTGTTCAACGCCTTGCTCGACCCGAGCGAGAACGCCGGCCATTTCTCGATCGAGATCGAGGACTTCCATTCGTCGCGGCAGTGGTATGAGCCCAATACCGCGGTGCTGCGCACGCGGCTGACGGACACCCATGGCAACTGCCTGGAGATCACCGACTTCGCGCCGCGCTTCTTCCGGCTCGGGCGCTATTTCCGCCCGACCACGCTGATCCGCCGCATCCGCCCGGTGCGCGGCGCGCCGCGCGTGCGCGTGGTGGTGGCGCCGCGCTTCGAATGGGGCCGCAAGGCGCCGCAGACCACGCGCGGCAGCAGCCACGTGCGCTACATCGGCGACGACATGACGCTGCGCATGACCACCGACGCACCGATGGCCTACGTGCTGTCGCACACGCCGTTCCTGGTCACGCGCGGGTACAACTTCATCCTGGGCCCCGACGAAACGCTCACGCACGGCGTGGAAGAGACCGCGCGCGACTTCGAGCAGGAAACCACCGCCTACTGGCGCCTGTGGAGCCGCCGGCTGGCGGTGCCGCGCGAATGGCAGGACGCGGTGATCCGCGCCGCCATCACGCTGAAGATGTCGCTGTTCGAAGAGACCGGCGCCATCGTCGCGGCCATGACCACCAGCATTCCGGAAGCGCCGGGCAGCGGCCGCAACTGGGACTACCGCTTCTGCTGGCTGCGCGATGCGTTTTTCGTGGTGCGCGCGCTCAACAGCCTGTCCGAGGTCGGCACCATGGAGGACTACCTGCGCTGGCTGTCCAACGTGGTGATGCAGTCGCAGGACGGCCATATCCAGCCGCTGTACGGCATCGGCCTGGAGCGCGAGCTGCCCGAAAGCATGCTCGACCACCTGCCCGGATACCGCGGCATGGGGCCGGTGCGCGTGGGCAACCAGGCGCAGGAGCACTTCCAGCATGACGTCTACGGCAACGTCGTGCTGGGCGCGGCGCAGGCCTTCCATGACCACCGGCTGCTGCATCGCGGCGGCCCGGCCGAGTTCGCCCGCCTGGAAACGGTGGGCGAGCAGGCGGTGCGGGTGTTCGGCACGCCCGACGCCGGCATGTGGGAGCTGCGCACGCGGGCGCGGGTGCATACCTCGTCGGCACTGATGAGCTGGGCCGCCTGCGACCGCCTCGCCAAGGTCGCCGAGAAGCTGGTGCTGCCCGAGCGCGCCGCGTACTGGCACGGCCACGCCCAGCGCATGAAGGAACGCATCCTGGCCGAGTCGTGGAGCGAATCGCGCCAGGCCTTTGCCGAGAGCTTCGGCGGGCGCGAGCTGGACGCCAGCGTGCTGCTGATGGCCGAGGTCAACTTCATCGACCCGCGCGACCCGCGCTTTATCGCCACCGTCAAGGCGCTGGAGACCACGCTGTGCGATGGCCCCTATATGCGCCGCTACGAGGCCCCTGACGATTTCGGCAGGCCCGAGACCGCGTTCAATATCTGCACCTTCTGGCGCATCGACGCGCTCGCGCGCATCGGCCGACGCGACGAGGCGCGCGAGATCTTCGAGGCCATGCTGGCCGCGCGCAACCCGCTCGGGCTGCTCTCGGAAGACACCCATCCGGTCACCGGCGAGATGTGGGGCAACTTCCCGCAGACCTATTCGATGGTCGGCCTGATCAATGGCGCGATGCGGCTGTCGGCGCCGTGGGACACCGTGATCTGA
- the queF gene encoding NADPH-dependent 7-cyano-7-deazaguanine reductase QueF (Catalyzes the NADPH-dependent reduction of 7-cyano-7-deazaguanine (preQ0) to 7-aminomethyl-7-deazaguanine (preQ1) in queuosine biosynthesis) produces the protein MSLPEHSPLGKPSAYKTEYDATLLFPIPRQPKRTEIGLPEGKPVPFFGVDIWNAYELSWLNLKGKPQVALATFIIPSDTPSIIESKSFKLYLNSFNQTRIASPEALQQLLHHDLSEATGGTVQVRLVTEAELGTQKMGELDGLLLDRLDIEVDRYEPAPELLSADQQETPVEETLVSHLLKSNCLVTGQPDWGSVQIRYVGAPINQEGLLKYLISFRNHNEFHEQCVERIFMDVMRQCKPVKLAVYARYTRRGGLDINPFRTNFNTAWPDNKRNARQ, from the coding sequence ATGAGCCTTCCCGAACACTCGCCGCTGGGCAAGCCCTCGGCCTACAAGACCGAGTACGACGCCACCCTGCTGTTCCCGATCCCGCGCCAGCCCAAGCGCACCGAGATCGGCCTGCCCGAGGGCAAGCCGGTGCCGTTCTTCGGCGTCGACATCTGGAACGCGTACGAACTGTCGTGGCTGAACCTGAAGGGCAAGCCGCAGGTCGCGCTGGCGACCTTCATCATCCCGTCGGACACGCCCAGCATCATCGAGTCCAAGTCGTTCAAGCTCTACCTGAACTCGTTCAACCAGACCCGGATCGCTTCGCCGGAAGCGCTGCAGCAGCTGCTGCACCACGACCTGTCCGAAGCCACCGGCGGCACTGTGCAGGTGCGGCTGGTGACCGAGGCCGAACTGGGCACGCAGAAGATGGGCGAGCTCGACGGCCTGCTGCTGGACCGCCTCGACATCGAGGTGGACCGCTACGAGCCCGCGCCGGAACTGCTCAGCGCCGACCAGCAAGAAACGCCGGTGGAAGAAACGCTGGTGTCGCACCTGCTCAAGTCCAACTGCCTGGTCACCGGCCAGCCCGACTGGGGCAGCGTGCAGATCCGCTACGTGGGTGCGCCGATCAACCAGGAAGGCCTGCTCAAGTACCTGATCTCGTTCCGCAACCACAACGAGTTCCACGAGCAATGCGTCGAGCGCATCTTCATGGACGTGATGCGCCAGTGCAAGCCGGTCAAGCTGGCGGTGTATGCGCGCTACACGCGGCGTGGCGGGCTGGATATCAATCCGTTCCGCACCAACTTCAATACGGCGTGGCCGGATAACAAGCGGAATGCGCGGCAGTAA
- the otsB gene encoding trehalose-phosphatase — translation MPQLPLIEPNTALFLDFDGTLADLAPRPELVQVEPELVGTLRTLYQRLDGALAVISGRPIVELDYFLQPLQLPAAGIHGAEFRTDGGMVSKTPAPGLEPLIPHLEALVRAYPALRLERKSVAVAIHYRQAPELAGIVDAAVTDVLRHAVGLEALPGKMVVEIKPAGVDKGDAIAAFMKAAPFAERVPLFAGDDLTDEPGFAAVRKLGGLGVLVGQRETVAAVSVPGPAALRSWLHRSAHALASSAGAPRAVPHEAGPGRGRRPTTS, via the coding sequence ATGCCACAGCTACCGCTAATCGAACCCAATACCGCCCTGTTTCTCGACTTCGACGGCACGCTGGCCGACCTGGCCCCGCGGCCCGAACTGGTGCAGGTCGAACCAGAACTGGTCGGCACGCTGCGCACGCTGTACCAGCGGCTGGACGGCGCGCTGGCCGTCATCTCCGGGCGCCCGATCGTCGAACTCGACTACTTCCTGCAACCGCTGCAATTGCCGGCCGCCGGCATCCACGGCGCCGAATTCCGCACCGACGGCGGCATGGTGTCCAAGACCCCGGCCCCGGGGCTCGAGCCCCTGATTCCCCACCTGGAAGCGCTGGTGCGCGCCTACCCGGCGCTGCGGCTGGAGCGCAAGTCGGTCGCGGTCGCGATCCACTACCGGCAGGCGCCCGAGCTGGCCGGCATCGTCGATGCCGCGGTCACTGACGTATTGCGCCATGCCGTCGGCCTGGAAGCGCTGCCGGGCAAGATGGTGGTCGAGATCAAGCCGGCCGGCGTCGACAAGGGCGATGCCATCGCGGCCTTCATGAAGGCCGCGCCCTTTGCCGAGCGCGTGCCGCTGTTTGCCGGCGACGACCTGACCGACGAGCCCGGCTTCGCCGCGGTGCGCAAGCTGGGCGGGCTGGGCGTGCTGGTGGGCCAGCGCGAGACCGTCGCCGCCGTCAGCGTGCCCGGTCCGGCGGCGCTGCGCAGCTGGCTGCACCGTTCGGCGCATGCGCTGGCGTCATCCGCCGGCGCACCGCGCGCCGTGCCCCACGAGGCCGGGCCAGGCCGGGGCCGGCGCCCAACGACATCGTAA
- a CDS encoding ABC transporter ATP-binding protein: MNPTANGNGLAIDVRGLNKHFGDKHVVNDLSMQVARGEIFGFLGPNGSGKTTSIRMMCGLLTPDSGTGTCLGYDILTQSDEIKRRVGYMTQKFSYWEDLSIRENLDFVARVYGMPNRREAVERALEDLGLQSRSAQLAGALSGGWKQRLALAACLLHQPELLLLDEPTAGVDPKARRDFWEQLHQLAARGISVLVSTHYMDEAERCHKLAYIAYGTLLAQGTADEVVASQRLSTWSVAGDDLAALSAQLQGAPGVEQTVAFGTALHVTGRDAQALADTLARLAGPGRRIEPTQTSLEDVFIHMMSGAEDNMAARKAREAS; the protein is encoded by the coding sequence ATGAACCCGACCGCCAACGGTAACGGCCTCGCCATCGACGTGCGCGGGCTGAACAAGCACTTCGGCGACAAGCACGTGGTCAACGACCTCAGCATGCAGGTGGCGCGCGGCGAGATCTTCGGCTTCCTCGGTCCCAACGGCAGCGGCAAGACCACCTCGATCCGCATGATGTGCGGGCTGCTGACGCCTGACTCCGGCACCGGCACCTGCCTGGGCTACGACATCCTGACCCAGTCCGACGAGATCAAGCGCCGCGTCGGCTATATGACGCAGAAGTTCTCGTACTGGGAAGACCTGTCGATCCGCGAGAACCTGGACTTTGTCGCGCGCGTGTACGGCATGCCCAACCGGCGCGAGGCGGTCGAGCGCGCGCTCGAAGACCTGGGCCTGCAGTCGCGCTCGGCGCAGCTGGCCGGGGCGCTGTCGGGCGGCTGGAAGCAGCGCCTGGCGCTGGCGGCCTGCCTGCTGCACCAGCCCGAACTGCTGCTGCTCGACGAACCCACCGCCGGCGTCGACCCCAAGGCCCGGCGCGACTTCTGGGAGCAGCTGCACCAGCTGGCCGCGCGCGGCATCTCGGTGCTGGTCAGCACGCACTACATGGACGAGGCCGAGCGCTGCCACAAGCTTGCCTATATCGCCTACGGCACGCTGCTGGCGCAGGGCACCGCCGATGAAGTGGTGGCAAGCCAGCGGCTGTCGACCTGGAGCGTGGCGGGCGACGACCTCGCGGCGCTGTCGGCGCAGCTGCAGGGCGCGCCGGGCGTGGAGCAGACCGTGGCCTTCGGCACCGCGCTGCACGTGACCGGACGCGATGCGCAGGCGCTGGCCGACACCCTGGCGCGGCTGGCCGGCCCGGGCCGGCGCATCGAACCGACCCAGACCAGCCTGGAAGACGTGTTCATCCACATGATGAGCGGGGCCGAAGACAACATGGCGGCGCGCAAGGCCAGGGAGGCGTCATGA
- a CDS encoding ABC transporter permease yields the protein MTPAASSTSPRFSLQRWWSIVLKEFLQLRRDRVTFGMIVGLPIMQLLLFGFAINTDPRQLPTAVIAADQSEFTRSFIAAMEQSTYFRVVGTLPDEQAGREALMKGEVQFVLTIPPDFTRRLLRGERPALLVEADATDPGATGQAIAALAQLPYRVAAHDLKGALAPLAGGKAPFEVQVQRLYNPEGITQYNIIPGLMGVILSMTMVMMTGLAMTRERERGTMENLLATPVRPIEVMTGKIVPYIFIGLIQSTIVLLAARWIFSVPFVGSVLAVYLAALLFIAANLTVGITLSSLAHNQLQAMQLTFFYFLPNILLSGFMFPFAGMPGWAQAIGNILPMTYFHRMVRGILLKGNGWYELWPNVWPMALFIVVVMAIAVRFYRRTLD from the coding sequence ATGACGCCGGCCGCTTCGTCAACATCGCCACGCTTCTCGCTGCAGCGCTGGTGGAGCATCGTGCTGAAGGAATTCCTGCAGCTGCGGCGCGACCGCGTCACCTTCGGCATGATCGTCGGCCTGCCGATCATGCAGCTGCTGCTGTTCGGCTTTGCCATCAACACCGACCCGCGCCAGCTGCCCACCGCGGTGATCGCCGCCGACCAGAGCGAATTCACGCGCTCGTTCATCGCCGCCATGGAGCAGTCGACCTACTTCCGCGTGGTCGGCACGCTGCCGGACGAGCAGGCCGGGCGCGAGGCGCTGATGAAGGGCGAGGTGCAGTTCGTGCTGACCATCCCGCCCGACTTCACGCGCCGGCTGCTGCGCGGCGAGCGCCCCGCGCTGCTGGTCGAGGCCGACGCCACCGACCCCGGCGCCACCGGCCAGGCCATCGCCGCGCTGGCGCAGCTGCCCTACCGCGTCGCCGCGCACGACCTGAAGGGCGCGCTGGCGCCGCTGGCTGGCGGCAAGGCGCCGTTCGAGGTGCAGGTGCAGCGGCTCTACAACCCCGAAGGCATCACGCAGTACAACATCATTCCCGGGCTGATGGGCGTGATCCTGTCGATGACCATGGTGATGATGACCGGGCTGGCGATGACGCGCGAGCGCGAGCGCGGCACCATGGAGAACCTGCTGGCGACGCCGGTGCGGCCGATCGAGGTGATGACCGGCAAGATCGTGCCGTACATCTTCATCGGCCTGATCCAGTCGACCATCGTGCTGCTGGCCGCGCGCTGGATCTTCAGCGTGCCTTTTGTCGGCTCGGTGCTGGCGGTGTACCTGGCGGCGCTGCTGTTTATCGCGGCCAACCTGACCGTCGGCATCACGCTGTCGTCGCTGGCGCATAACCAGCTGCAGGCGATGCAGCTGACCTTCTTCTACTTCCTGCCCAACATCCTGCTGTCCGGCTTCATGTTCCCGTTTGCCGGCATGCCGGGCTGGGCGCAGGCGATCGGCAACATCCTGCCGATGACCTACTTCCACCGCATGGTGCGCGGCATCCTGCTCAAGGGCAACGGCTGGTACGAGCTATGGCCCAATGTGTGGCCGATGGCGCTGTTTATCGTGGTGGTGATGGCGATCGCGGTGCGCTTCTACCGGCGCACGCTCGATTGA
- a CDS encoding efflux transporter outer membrane subunit: MQRLTSLFAAALLCGCAVGPDFRAPAPVDDAGYVPGPQPVATVAADGADASGQAHAQALAAGADVPAQWWTLFRSPALDATIRAALAASPTLAQARARLLEAQENLAARTGATRWPAIDARLDTARQQVDFQSMGITAIPSPGPFTLYGATVQVSYALDLFGGQRRELEGLQAVVDYQRYELEAARLALAANVATAAIREAGLRAQLADTAAVVAAQQRQLGITEARLRAGGVARVEVQRRRAELAQTRALVPALQRQLDATRHQLAVYTGQTPASAALPEFQLDALHLPDTLPLSLPATLARRRPDIRAAEALLHQASANIGVATANLYPQVTLSASAGTQATAARDLFSSVNVWSLAAGLAQPVFRGGELRARKRAAQAAYEQSLAAYRQAVLQGLQNVADALRALEADAAALRERADSARQARDTLAVVSEQYRLGGVSQLALLDAERQSRQAALELAQARADRLADSAALLQALGGGWWQEDAAMAAAPR, encoded by the coding sequence ATGCAACGACTCACGTCCCTGTTCGCCGCCGCGCTGCTGTGCGGCTGCGCGGTCGGCCCCGATTTTCGCGCGCCTGCGCCGGTGGACGACGCCGGCTACGTGCCGGGGCCGCAGCCGGTGGCGACGGTGGCGGCCGACGGTGCCGACGCGTCGGGCCAGGCTCACGCGCAGGCGCTGGCTGCCGGCGCCGACGTCCCGGCGCAGTGGTGGACGCTGTTCCGCAGCCCGGCGCTGGACGCCACCATCCGCGCCGCGCTGGCGGCCAGCCCGACGCTGGCGCAGGCGCGCGCACGGCTGCTCGAGGCCCAGGAGAACCTGGCCGCCCGCACCGGCGCGACGCGCTGGCCGGCGATCGACGCAAGGCTGGACACCGCGCGCCAGCAGGTCGATTTCCAGTCGATGGGCATCACCGCGATCCCCAGCCCCGGCCCGTTCACGCTTTACGGCGCGACCGTGCAGGTGTCGTACGCGCTCGACCTGTTTGGCGGCCAGCGGCGCGAGCTGGAAGGCCTGCAGGCCGTGGTGGACTACCAGCGCTACGAACTGGAAGCCGCGCGCCTGGCGCTGGCCGCCAACGTCGCCACCGCCGCCATCCGCGAAGCCGGCCTGCGCGCGCAGCTGGCCGATACCGCCGCGGTGGTGGCGGCGCAGCAGCGCCAGCTCGGCATCACCGAGGCCCGGCTGCGCGCGGGCGGGGTCGCGCGCGTCGAGGTGCAGCGCCGGCGCGCCGAGCTGGCGCAAACCCGCGCGCTGGTGCCGGCGCTGCAGCGCCAGCTCGATGCCACCCGGCACCAGCTCGCGGTCTACACGGGACAGACCCCGGCGTCGGCCGCGTTGCCGGAATTCCAACTCGACGCCCTGCACCTGCCCGATACGCTGCCGCTCAGCCTGCCCGCCACGCTGGCGCGGCGCCGCCCCGATATCCGCGCGGCCGAGGCGCTGCTGCACCAGGCCTCGGCCAATATCGGCGTGGCCACCGCCAACCTCTATCCGCAGGTCACGCTGAGCGCCAGCGCCGGCACGCAGGCCACCGCGGCGCGCGACCTGTTCAGCAGCGTCAACGTCTGGAGCCTGGCCGCTGGTCTGGCGCAGCCGGTGTTCCGCGGCGGCGAGCTGCGGGCGCGCAAGCGCGCGGCGCAAGCGGCTTATGAGCAGTCGCTGGCAGCCTATCGGCAAGCCGTGCTGCAGGGGCTGCAGAACGTCGCCGATGCGCTGCGCGCGCTCGAAGCCGACGCCGCCGCGCTGCGCGAACGCGCCGACAGCGCGCGGCAGGCGCGCGATACCTTGGCGGTGGTGTCGGAGCAGTACCGCCTTGGCGGCGTCAGCCAGCTGGCGCTGCTCGATGCCGAGCGGCAGTCGCGCCAGGCCGCGCTGGAACTGGCGCAGGCGCGCGCCGACCGGCTCGCGGATTCGGCGGCGCTGCTGCAGGCGCTGGGGGGCGGGTGGTGGCAGGAAGACGCCGCGATGGCGGCGGCGCCGCGCTAG
- the ilvA gene encoding threonine ammonia-lyase, biosynthetic produces MTRQSAARPDYLKKILTAKVYDVAQETELTYAHRLSARTGNSVWFKREDTQPVFSFKLRGAYNKMASLSPEELRRGVIAASAGNHAQGVALAAARLQSKAIIAMPVTTPQVKIDAVRERGGQWVEIVLHGESYSDAYNHAAVLEKKHKLTFIHPFDDPEVIAGQGTIAMEILRQHPGPIHAVFVAIGGGGLISGIAAYIKAVRPEIKVIGVQTVDSDAMKRSVDAGKRIELKEVGLFSDGTAVRLVGKETFRITRELVDDIILVDTDAICAGVKDVFQDTRSILEPAGALAVAGLKAYAEREKLKGQHLVAIACGANMNFDRLRFVAERAEVGEAREAVFAVTIPEERGSFKRFCELVGTRSVTEFNYRIADTSMAHIFVGVQIASRAENDKIAASFRKHGFDTLDLSNDELAKQHIRYMVGGRSALAHDELLYRFEFPERPGALMKFLSSMAPNWNISLFHYRNQGADTSNILVGIQVPKNEKRAFRAFLSTLGYVHWDETDNPVYKLFLS; encoded by the coding sequence ATGACCCGCCAGTCCGCCGCCCGACCCGATTACCTGAAGAAGATCCTGACCGCCAAGGTCTATGACGTGGCGCAGGAGACCGAACTGACCTACGCGCACCGGTTGTCGGCCCGCACCGGCAATTCGGTCTGGTTCAAGCGCGAGGATACCCAGCCGGTCTTCTCCTTCAAGCTGCGCGGCGCGTACAACAAGATGGCCTCGCTGTCGCCGGAAGAACTCAGGCGCGGCGTGATCGCCGCATCGGCCGGCAACCACGCGCAGGGCGTGGCGCTGGCGGCGGCGCGGCTGCAATCGAAGGCCATCATCGCCATGCCGGTGACCACGCCGCAGGTGAAGATCGACGCCGTGCGCGAGCGCGGCGGCCAGTGGGTCGAGATCGTGCTGCACGGCGAGTCCTACAGCGACGCGTACAACCACGCCGCGGTGCTGGAGAAAAAGCACAAGCTGACCTTCATCCACCCGTTCGACGACCCCGAGGTGATCGCCGGCCAGGGCACCATCGCCATGGAAATCCTGCGCCAGCACCCGGGCCCGATCCACGCCGTGTTCGTCGCCATCGGCGGCGGCGGGCTGATCTCGGGCATCGCCGCCTACATCAAGGCGGTGCGCCCGGAGATCAAGGTGATCGGCGTGCAGACCGTGGACTCGGACGCGATGAAGCGCTCGGTCGATGCCGGCAAGCGCATCGAACTGAAGGAAGTGGGCCTGTTCTCGGACGGCACCGCGGTCAGGCTGGTCGGCAAGGAGACCTTCCGCATCACGCGCGAGCTGGTCGACGACATCATTCTGGTCGATACCGACGCGATCTGCGCGGGCGTGAAGGACGTGTTCCAGGACACCCGCAGCATCCTCGAGCCGGCCGGCGCGCTGGCGGTGGCGGGGCTGAAGGCGTACGCCGAGCGCGAGAAGCTCAAGGGCCAGCATCTGGTGGCGATCGCCTGCGGCGCCAACATGAACTTCGACCGGCTGCGCTTCGTCGCCGAACGCGCCGAGGTGGGCGAGGCGCGCGAAGCGGTGTTCGCCGTGACCATCCCGGAAGAGCGCGGCAGCTTCAAGCGCTTCTGCGAGCTGGTCGGCACGCGCAGCGTGACCGAGTTCAACTACCGCATCGCCGACACCAGCATGGCGCATATCTTCGTCGGCGTGCAGATCGCCAGCCGCGCCGAGAACGACAAGATCGCCGCCAGCTTCCGCAAGCATGGCTTCGACACGCTGGACCTGTCCAACGACGAACTCGCCAAGCAGCATATCCGCTACATGGTGGGCGGGCGCTCGGCGCTGGCGCATGACGAGCTGCTGTACCGCTTCGAATTCCCCGAGCGCCCGGGCGCGCTGATGAAGTTCCTGTCGAGCATGGCCCCGAACTGGAACATCAGCCTGTTCCACTACCGCAACCAGGGCGCGGACACGTCCAACATCCTGGTCGGCATCCAGGTGCCGAAGAACGAGAAGCGCGCCTTCCGCGCCTTCCTTTCGACGCTGGGTTACGTACACTGGGACGAGACCGACAATCCGGTGTACAAGCTGTTCCTGTCCTGA
- a CDS encoding HlyD family secretion protein, translating to MNHAASTRPSLPCTALLAALLVAACGNPRTDSWQGYVEGEFVSVASPFAGRLDALSVQRGQQVGQGAALFALEADDERAARQQAEDQLRAAEATLQDLKTGKRPVEVEVSRAQLAQAQAQAQRSAAALRRDQRQYEIGGIAQAQLDESRAQASSDAARVRELQRDIDVARLPGREAQQAAQAAQVAAARAALAQAQWKLSRKTVAATQAGLVYDMPYRLGEWVPAGSPVVRMLPPGNVKVRFYVPETVVGALRNGQAVQVRCDGCAAPVAATISYVANEAEYTPPVIYSNETRRKLVFLVEARPSAADAPKLRPGQPVEVVRQ from the coding sequence ATGAACCACGCTGCTTCCACCCGCCCCTCGTTGCCGTGCACGGCGCTGCTGGCCGCCCTGCTGGTCGCCGCTTGCGGCAACCCGCGCACCGATAGCTGGCAAGGCTACGTCGAAGGCGAATTCGTCAGCGTGGCGTCGCCCTTCGCCGGGCGCCTCGATGCGCTGTCGGTGCAGCGCGGCCAGCAGGTCGGCCAGGGCGCCGCGCTGTTCGCGCTCGAAGCCGACGACGAGCGCGCCGCGCGCCAGCAGGCCGAAGACCAGCTGCGCGCCGCCGAAGCCACGCTGCAGGACCTGAAGACCGGCAAGCGCCCGGTCGAAGTCGAAGTCAGCCGCGCCCAGCTGGCGCAGGCGCAGGCCCAGGCGCAGCGCAGCGCGGCGGCGCTGCGGCGCGACCAGCGCCAGTACGAGATCGGCGGCATCGCCCAGGCGCAGCTGGACGAATCGCGCGCGCAGGCCAGCAGCGACGCCGCGCGCGTGCGCGAGCTGCAGCGCGATATCGACGTGGCGCGGCTGCCGGGACGCGAGGCGCAGCAGGCCGCCCAGGCCGCGCAAGTGGCCGCCGCACGCGCGGCGCTGGCGCAGGCGCAATGGAAGCTGTCGCGCAAGACGGTTGCCGCCACGCAGGCCGGGCTGGTCTACGACATGCCCTACCGGCTGGGCGAATGGGTGCCGGCCGGCAGCCCGGTGGTGCGCATGCTGCCGCCGGGCAACGTCAAGGTGCGCTTCTATGTTCCGGAAACCGTGGTCGGCGCGCTGCGCAACGGCCAGGCGGTGCAGGTGCGCTGCGACGGCTGTGCCGCGCCGGTGGCCGCCACCATCAGCTATGTCGCCAACGAGGCCGAATACACGCCGCCGGTGATCTACAGCAACGAGACCCGGCGCAAGCTGGTGTTCCTGGTCGAAGCGCGCCCGTCGGCCGCCGATGCGCCCAAGCTGCGGCCCGGCCAGCCAGTGGAAGTGGTGCGGCAATGA
- a CDS encoding TetR/AcrR family transcriptional regulator — translation MPRKPAPSKPPRRSPGRPAAGQPGQRERILDAATELFSRQGIAGTPVKAIAALAGVTPALVHYYFGDRDQLLDAVIEEKVQPLVARFFAGSQPGDEPLAMLVGIATRLIRAVAEAPWFPGLWIREVASDDGALRERVLRRFALERAGALTAPLAAAIARGQLNPGLEPALVVPSLIGLTLLPLATTHIWRRLPGADAVDTDALVRHVTALLTHGLAAAPAAAGPTTRAGAAARKGRTARHSPESA, via the coding sequence ATGCCCCGCAAACCCGCGCCCTCCAAACCGCCCCGGCGCAGCCCGGGCCGACCGGCGGCGGGCCAGCCGGGCCAGCGCGAGCGCATTCTCGACGCGGCCACCGAGCTGTTCTCGCGGCAGGGCATCGCCGGCACCCCGGTCAAGGCGATCGCCGCGCTGGCCGGCGTGACCCCGGCACTGGTGCATTACTACTTCGGCGACCGCGACCAGCTGCTCGATGCGGTGATCGAAGAGAAAGTGCAGCCGCTGGTGGCGCGCTTCTTTGCCGGCAGCCAGCCCGGCGACGAGCCGCTGGCGATGCTGGTCGGCATCGCCACCCGGCTGATCCGCGCCGTGGCCGAAGCGCCGTGGTTTCCGGGCCTGTGGATCCGCGAAGTGGCCAGCGACGACGGCGCGCTGCGCGAGCGCGTGCTCAGGCGCTTTGCGCTGGAACGCGCCGGCGCGCTGACGGCGCCGCTGGCGGCGGCCATTGCGCGCGGGCAGCTCAATCCCGGACTGGAGCCGGCGCTGGTGGTGCCGTCGCTGATCGGGCTGACGCTGCTGCCGCTGGCCACCACGCATATCTGGCGCCGGCTGCCCGGCGCCGACGCGGTCGATACCGACGCGCTGGTGCGCCATGTCACGGCGCTGCTGACGCATGGGCTGGCGGCTGCACCGGCTGCCGCGGGCCCGACGACGCGCGCGGGCGCCGCCGCAAGGAAGGGCCGCACGGCCAGGCATTCCCCGGAGTCCGCATGA